TATAAAAACtaatgaaagaataaaaagttATTACTCAAAATGCTTCTGTCTTATTTTGGAAAAGTTTCTGAGATAATAAACTAAATCTACACCGCAATTATTATATGTGGCACAACAAAAATAGTCATCAGTTCACtcccataaataaataatcattttaaGTTAAATCAACAAGCATCTACAAACATTGTCACACTAAACTAAACACTGCAGGCTGATCTCTACTTACTGTCACAGACATATGGCTTGTCGTCGTCCAGGTCTGTCCTCCTGCGGCCTGAACCTCGACCCTGAAGGGAAAAAATAAACCTCAGCAGGCTGGAATCATGCCCACAGACCATGTCGTATACATTCAGGTGCAAGTGTAAACCACTTCAGCCGCGAGCGTTGCCAGGAGCACAGTGGCCTCAACACGCTTGAAAATGGAAGAATCCTGGAACCAGCAGGACTTCCAAAAGAAGCAGGTACTGGACCGTGGTGGTAAAGTGGCTTTAAGAGAGAAATAACACAGCCTCCTTGGAGTTTGCCAAAAAACATGATCTGTTCTGGCTCCAGCATCTCACTGACCCTTACGAGAACAAGTGGTTCTGATAATGGATGGGGGGAATCATCTTGTCTGGATCTGGACCAGACAAGACCTCGTCTGCTCGGTGCAGACGTTGGCTCTCGACAGCAAAGCATGAAAACAGAGAGAACGAAGAGCCGAACAAGGGGCTTTTGAAGCAGCCGTCACTTACTCTTCCTTTGCCCCTGTGTCTCCTTTTGGGAGTGTCCACCTCATAGTCATCGTCGTCGTTGAATGCGTCCTCTGCTGCATCCGCCTCTAGAACCCTCTGAGAAGCACAGATGGACGGCGTCACTGCACAGCTCTCATTAACAAATATGATGTTGACATTTGATTATTCCTCAGTGGGAAGATTAAAAAGATCATCATGAGATAAATACTGAAAACAATTCAAGGACTGTAATTCTCTGCTTATTTTCACTGATATGTGGATGTCTCATTGACACCACGTATAATGGTGAGTAAAGGGGAATCAACATGGAAGCGGTCCCTTCCTGGCTCTCACTGAGACAGCAGTTAACTAACGAGCCCTGCAGGTCAGCTGGAAAAACTTGGCAGGTTGCCTTGGCAACCGGTCGAGGCTCAATACTTCACCCTCATCGCCGGGGCCCTCGACTGTTGAAGTGATCCTGTTGAACATGTACGTTTTTGCATTCGGGCAGAAGGCTTTAAACAGAGCTCCAACCTGGATCTCCAGCAGACTCTCCTCGTCGTTCTTAGAGTTGTTCCTCTTGTCCAGACCCTCCCCTCGCAGCAGCGCCTCCAGTGTGGTGCTCTGGGCCGGCAGGGAGTCCTTGGACATAAGGCCACCGTCTGCACGAAGACACAGGAAGGAACATGCGATGAGCTACAGTCCCAGAACCCACCTCAGACAGCatggaagaggatgaggaagattcTCTGATGTCAGCACGTTTTCAGTATGTTTCCTCCACTCTCCTACATTCACACTACACCCAACAGGAGCATGTGGGACATGGAGGCAGCATTTGTCTCTACACACAACGTGTTATCACAACTATTTTAACAGCAGTAAATGGCTCTCATCGCTGCTGCATGGTGCACGATGGGCCCGACTTTGTCAGAAGCACGATGTCATTAAGTGGCTTATGACTTGAACACATCGTGCTGATAAATCCTCCTACAGTGAGCTGAGGATCCAAACAAACAGTGTAGGAGGCCGGGTTGAGCAGACAAAGCAGAGCCGTCAGTCTTCAGAGAGATCACCATCATCGCGTTTGTGGACGTTTTACGTTTTGTGGACACACTTCACAGCTTCGTACAAGTCTCTAATGCTATGGCTGCACCTGCCACCAAGGCTCCTGTGACTGCATAGGTATGAGGCACATTTAACAGGCCTCTCCCAGCCATGCGGCGGCAGCCCCTCACCATTGTGTCTGCACACGCTGACTTTCAACTCTCCGCGACGAGACAGAGCCCCCTCCCCacatccctccctcactccctcccaACCCATGGGAGCTGGGGGGCTAAAAATAGAGcaggcagcagcctgcagcagggaGCCCATTCTGCATGCAGCCAGAGTCTCTAGCACAGCATCAGTTAGAAAACCTACCCAGGCAGCGAGACGGACTCTGGCTTCTGCCCAGCGCCGGCCACCTCTGGCCAGATGCACAACGGGCCGAGAGGTGCCAGGGTGAATCACACCACGTTCCCTCTCTGCTGGCCACTCGAGGAGAGCGCATACAACCTACTGTTGTTGGAGGGAAGGGGCAGCAGGGAGGTGGTGGAGCCTCAGTGAGCGCCAGCTCAGTGGAAAACAATAGGCTACAATGGGATGTATTTGGGAAACAAAGACTTGCTTCATATGCTAGCGCTCCGGCTTGCGTTCCCTTTCCAGTCTTCTACTTTCTCAGCTTTCTGAACCTTTGTCCTTCCACCatgcaataataaaataaaacgtcACAAATATATTTCTACTCTCATATCCTTTTATAGAAAACACTACAACTACTAGAGACTAAGGCTGTAACACAGCGTATACTGTACTAGCGTTGGTCATGGAGCCGACTTGAGCTGTCCACAATAAtgcgcagacacagacatggagaGATGACGAGATGAAAAGCTGCcagagacaaaaaaaacccaataaaCACGGGAGGTGGTAAGTAGAAAATAGGATCGGCGTAGAGGACACAGCAAATGTGTTGAGTGAGCTGCTTCAAGTGGCAGCTCGAGAAGACCAAACTTCATTCCACAACATTTATTAAATACTGTCTGCAGCGGCCAAACTCCGGCTCACTGCTCCCAGCAGTGGTAAATCTAATTACATGTTCTACTTCTCACAAAACAAGTTTACAAGCCGGGATGAACACAGCCACATCTCATCCTCTAAAAGAAATGACTGGCAGCCTGTTCTGCTCTGCATGCAGACAGAGCAGTGTGTTTAGCGAGATAATTCCAGATCATCACCAGTAATCACATgagcaggaggaagtggaggaagtggATGGAGACGGGGGCACAGCAGACAGCTGAGTGGGAGGGGGCGCGGCGAGGACGGCGCCGGGCAGGTGGGTCCGAGGGCTCTTACCGAGCTGCAGGCCGTACAGGCCCAGGCGGGGATCTGTGGCGTGGTGGAGCCGCCTCTTCTTTCTCCAGCAGCGAGCGGGGTACGTGTACATCTGTCCAGCAGCAACACCTGAACGCAAGCAGATGCAAACATTCTACTTTAACGATGGAGCAGCTGACAGTGACTGGAATAATCTATAAAACACAAACGTCtgaaggctgcagctgaagtctTCCTCAGTAAATGTAGATGCAGACGCCACTTTAGAAGCTTAATGGGCcagaaaacgtgtgtgtgtgtgtgtgttcccaccAGGGCTGCGATGGTGGCGCTCCATCCAGATGTAGCAGTTGTTCTGGGCCACTCCCGTTTGCGAGTCCAAGAACGGCAGACGGACGCTGCGCTCGGCACACAGCCGGGCGTTGTAGCTGCGACACTGCTCAATGGCATCCTTATAGAACTGGTCACCcaacctggggggggggcaacgtTAACACCACAGATTAGACCAGGCATCTGAAGCTCATAAAGAAACAGATACTAGTAGAGCTACATTGTAACTGCAGATTGcttttatatacacacacacacacacacacacacaacaaagctaGATTGGTTCTGGTGGTGCTGGTATCACAACAACACTGTCACATCTGGAGTCTGTCAATCTGTCGCTCCTTCAACGCGCAGGCAGCAAAGGCTCCCAACACTTTAGTTTCACTTTTCTTAGTACCACTGAGATTTTGGCAGTCCCTCAGGGGTTCCGTGTTAATATTCAGAGTGAAATGGGGGAGGAAATTTCACATTCAAGCCCTCAATCGCTGCCACACGCCTGGTATGGTAATTAGCCTACTTAATTAATCTCAGCAGAGAGCCTAGCACAGGGCAGGTTCTAATTAGACTATATCAAAATGGAGGTAAATGCTCCAAGTCTAAAATCATAGCGAGGTACTTTGTACATGATTTTCACGGTGGGTTGTTATATCAGGGCAAATAACACTGTAGGAACTGGTTCTACTTTGAACATTCTCATAATGAAGTTCCTCCATGTGTTCTCAATTACAGCATTAGGGAGACAGCCATTTTGAAGTGAAACTAATGAGCTGCAAGCTTCGAGCATAGAATCTCAGATTTGGAGGCGGGAGGGGGCATGGGTGTGATTTGTCAATGTCTTCCAGATCCTCCGTCCAGCAGACGAACAGCCGGGCGAAAACTGTGTCCCGCACAAAGAGCGCGACTCCGCAGCTCAGACAAAGCaacagtgtgagagagagagagaggaggaagaagtcaCAGAGGAACagggtgaggtggaggtgggagaaaaataaaaccagaggcCGACACCATTGCTGCTGTCAGGATATGCTGTAGGTAATAGTCATAATGAGCACGCGCCGTTTCCTTGTAAACGTGTGATGCAGTAAAGACAAAGTCAGGAAGCACCAGTTTCCCAGAAGAGCTTGTTTGGCTTCATCACAGAAACGTTTTTACAGTGAGGCTGGAGTTTTACCAGGAAATGGCTCAAAAATACATAGAAACTCAAGCGCATGAAATCCAAAGTGAATTCCTTTCGCCGCTTGTGGACAGGTTGCATTGTTTGTAACAACTAATCCCCGTCAATGGAACCCGTGTGCTTCTCTGCCATTCCTTGATGTTAACACGCCGCTCTAATGGGAAGCAGGTGGCGTATCAGCTTACTAACAGCAGACGAGCTATAAACGCTCCCTCAGGTCCACTACCGGCGAAGATACGCGTCACCAAGAAGCTGCGGTTCTTCAGCGGAACCAACCGGGGATCGATCGGCGGCGACGGAACCGAGGCACGGAACAAAGAGGCGGCGGGTGCAAAAACACCCTCACCCACCGCCGTGAGCAGCAGGTGCTCTGGCTCAGGTGAGACATCCTTCAGACACTCGGAATGAGTGACAGGatccacacacgcgcgcacgtgcacgcgcacgcacactttGACTCAGGGGCTGATGACAGACAGGCTTTGTGCTTTAACTAAGACAACTGCAGTTACTTAGCTTTTATAAAAGATAAACATGTTTGATCTTCCGGTTCCGGCATGTTCATGACAACAAACAGCGTCAGTGACTATAGTGACTATGAGGCCGTGGGCCTCCGTCTGAGCGCTGCTGCCAGCGCTGGGCCGCGTCACATGCCTACGCCCGTAACGCGAGCATGTGTCAACACTCCTTTCGCATATCTGACGACAGACTCGGCGTTTGCTGAGGACAGGAGTCATAAAAAGGTGAGGTGATCTGCAGTCGTGACAAAAGTCATTTTTAAAGCAGCGTGACGCTGAAGACACAGGACTTGAacgaagaaagacaaagagtgAAAGTAGGATGCGATGCTACAGATGCAGTGTTTCTGGAGCTTCTTCACATTTGCAGGTGCACTGCTCctgcacaggaagctgcagccacCACATAGCaagcgagggggaggaggagggtttaCAGAGTGACTGCATCCTGACAGCAGCCTATGATTACACCAATCAGCGGAGCACGGCCTGCGCGAGGGCAGGAGGAACACCAGCCCGTACGGCAGCTCGCTGCGGCGCCGACGAGCAGCCGGCCAACGGTGGCGCTGGTGGAGGCGCTGGTGGAGGCGCTGGGTCAGCATGGGAGGAGGCGCCGGCCCACCCAAACCTCCCCCAGCTGTGCCTAAAGGTTTAATGGCCAGCTTTGTGAGATTCTGTATTAATTAAATATTCCAGGCCGCAGTTTAATCAGCAGATTGTGGAGATTAGCCTCCGTCCGCGCTGGAGCGAGGACGGACCCGGCGCCGACGAGCGCGGGCCGTGTGcaccgctgcagctccttccgCCGCCACAGCTCCAGTCAAACCGGTGCTTCATTTCcctgaagtgaatcatcttaaTATAAGAAAAAGGTCAAACTGGTCCACATGAGCAACATCCAATTAGTGTCAAGTATGACTAATTATAATCTGACAAACGTGTGAAATGAAGTCAGAAACCCGAGACAGAGGCTAATTATAGCAGATTGAAACACTTCATTAAGCACAGCTTATAGCAAGGAGACATTTCACATCAGAATGCAAGAAGCGAGTCCAAGAccaggcagcagcttcacaacagacacacagtgaagctTGTTGGGACACGAGGAGAGAAAGGGGTCCAACAAGGTAAAGATGAAACGCACTTAACAGCAATTCTGCTTGAAAACCCGACTGGAGGACAGAAAGCGAAACGCGGATGTGCTGTTTATTGACATAGTTAACAGTGgctggctgagctgctctggagtCAGCACAGGCGGCCTGCCATTGTACTGGGCCTCCGCCGGTGGGCAGGGACCCAAACGGGAGGCTGACAAGGAACGCGCCAGCGTGATGgtgtgtgtctacacacacCTTTGACCGAAATCCATCCTGCCTCCACGCAACACGCGAGGCCTCGTTCAGTCCATCATCAGCCTAAGCCCTGCTCCGCTATCAGTCATCAGCCACAGAATTAAAAGGCACCCGTAATCATTTGACTATTAGACAGTATAACTATATACACTAGAGTGTGTTTCTGGCTTCTAAGCTTCACTAAATAAAATACTTCCGACAAAATATTGCGGAAATATGCAACAGGAAAAACGGGAAACATCACGAATAGCAACACCACAAGAGGAATGTGGGTGATGTGCAATGTGACGCGTGGAGCACTCGCTGCTCCTCGGTCCACGGAGGTGCCAGGGTACCTCCACGGAGGAGCAGATGGTTCTCCTGCTCGTGCCCAACACTTCCTCTGTGCCGGAGCATCTCTCTGACAGATGGGCCCAGGATCCTGGACCGAGCTAATCTCCAGCACTCCTCCACTTAAAGCCACAGCGGAGTGCGTGCACTGCCTCCACAGCCCCACGGATCATGGTGATCATTAGGAGCCATCGATACGGACCGAACGCCGCTGCCACGTCCAGCACAACGAACATTTAGAGGACACGCTAGATTATCATGtgcggaggcaaaaaaaaagaaccgGGAGAAGCTGAGTGAGTCTAAGTTGGGCTGCGTTGACGTCCACCATGGAACTGGTGAAACAATACAGAAGAACAAAggagaaatggagaaaaagGTGGAGCATTGCTTTGAAGTTGAGGGACAGAAATGACCACGGCTCGGGCTGCGCGTGCACAGACCGCCGGTCCGTTTCCGACGGCGGAGTCGAATTGCTGACACTTTTGTCGATTTCGCCAGCAAAGcatgcaaatgcaaaatgcCTCCTCCCTTGCTTTACCGGGTCCTGACCACGTCTGCGCTCGGAGGAGCCAAAGTTGACATGTCGACAATCCACGGCAACTATGAACGACTTTCGGAATGTCACACGATATTCCGCCGCCGTGCTCCGCCGAGCACGACGAAAATCGGCTTGTGGTCGTTCGGTGCGGCGCAAAGGCACGTTGTCGACAGTTTTCAAATAAATTTATAGCCCAGGAAAGGCGACACAGTGCTGTGTTGAATGCTAACCCGCGGCGGAGGAAACGCTCGGCCAGTG
Above is a window of Betta splendens chromosome 22, fBetSpl5.4, whole genome shotgun sequence DNA encoding:
- the LOC114848102 gene encoding zinc finger protein DPF3-like isoform X2 is translated as MAAVIQNPLKALGDQFYKDAIEQCRSYNARLCAERSVRLPFLDSQTGVAQNNCYIWMERHHRSPGVAAGQMYTYPARCWRKKRRLHHATDPRLGLYGLQLDGGLMSKDSLPAQSTTLEALLRGEGLDKRNNSKNDEESLLEIQRVLEADAAEDAFNDDDDYEVDTPKRRHRGKGRGRGSGRRRTDLDDDKPYVCDNRYKQKQNSKSSTSVYAKRYRNRTGLSYHYTHSHLAEEDRAGERSTVVSRSPSVPQSDRHKRPKAPGGTSLPNNYCNKCQGLNKKTGKFGSSCQCTTDCGDEKEDGTFAGAEELFGTTSESDTSTFHGFEDDELEEPATNSNGISTQHR